In a genomic window of Punica granatum isolate Tunisia-2019 chromosome 6, ASM765513v2, whole genome shotgun sequence:
- the LOC116210466 gene encoding protein PLANT CADMIUM RESISTANCE 7-like isoform X1, with protein sequence MKSKGGDVSEGKPAGEYTKEVVSGQWTTGLWDCREDGSNCLQSCFCPCVTFGQIAEIIDRGTTPSTVASILYCGQRCPCLYGSLYRTKLRRLFSLPEAPYSDLVVHSCCCICSLSQEYREFKNRGINPSLGITKTLHIGFSSFVSYTDCAYISKSGKSSKILINFLMWECSLRLGSECREVESRGTYTSHYCRWHVAMIIS encoded by the exons ATGAAATCGAAAGGCGGTGATGTCTCTGAAGGGAAACCTGCAGGAGAATACACGAAGGAGGTCGTCAGTGGGCAGTGGACCACCGGTCTCTGGGATTGTCGCGAGGATGGATCCAATT GTCTCCAAAGTTGCTTCTGTCCATGCGTAACCTTCGGGCAGATCGCAGAGATTATAGACCGTGGAACAACAC CAAGCACGGTGGCGAGCATACTCTACTGTGGGCAGCGATGTCCATGCCTCTATGGAAGCTTGTACAGAACGAAACTGCGTCGCTTGTTCTCACTTCCGGAAGCTCCATATTCGGACCTAGTTGTTCATAGCTGCTGCTGCATCTGTAGTCTCTCCCAGGAGTACAGAGAATTCAAGAATCGCGGGATCAATCCCTCTCTAG GAATCACAAAGACTTTGCATATTGGATTTTCATCTTTTGTTTCATATACTGACTGTGCCTATATATCAAAAAGTGGGAAAAGTTCGAAAATTCTAATCAACTTTTTGATGTGGGAATGTTCGTTGAGGTTGGGAAGCGAATGTCGAGAAGTGGAAAGCCGAGGGACTTACACCTCCCATTATTGCAGATGGCATGTCGCGATGATTATTTCTTAG
- the LOC116210466 gene encoding protein PLANT CADMIUM RESISTANCE 9-like isoform X2, which produces MKSKGGDVSEGKPAGEYTKEVVSGQWTTGLWDCREDGSNCLQSCFCPCVTFGQIAEIIDRGTTPSTVASILYCGQRCPCLYGSLYRTKLRRLFSLPEAPYSDLVVHSCCCICSLSQEYREFKNRGINPSLGWEANVEKWKAEGLTPPIIADGMSR; this is translated from the exons ATGAAATCGAAAGGCGGTGATGTCTCTGAAGGGAAACCTGCAGGAGAATACACGAAGGAGGTCGTCAGTGGGCAGTGGACCACCGGTCTCTGGGATTGTCGCGAGGATGGATCCAATT GTCTCCAAAGTTGCTTCTGTCCATGCGTAACCTTCGGGCAGATCGCAGAGATTATAGACCGTGGAACAACAC CAAGCACGGTGGCGAGCATACTCTACTGTGGGCAGCGATGTCCATGCCTCTATGGAAGCTTGTACAGAACGAAACTGCGTCGCTTGTTCTCACTTCCGGAAGCTCCATATTCGGACCTAGTTGTTCATAGCTGCTGCTGCATCTGTAGTCTCTCCCAGGAGTACAGAGAATTCAAGAATCGCGGGATCAATCCCTCTCTAG GTTGGGAAGCGAATGTCGAGAAGTGGAAAGCCGAGGGACTTACACCTCCCATTATTGCAGATGGCATGTCGCGATGA